A genomic window from Prunus persica cultivar Lovell chromosome G2, Prunus_persica_NCBIv2, whole genome shotgun sequence includes:
- the LOC18784885 gene encoding growth-regulating factor 9 isoform X2 has protein sequence MVSFRLDTLQYIQTQFINSVKQFDVLVMTMEEEGGGKVKLGLGIGVDCYGDDHNGTEEVVVGKKKKKYGGGGLTASQLHELEQQALIYKHFAANLPVPFHLVLPIWKSVAASFGSSNAAAINRQYPSWFSATGFDYRDHEPGRCRRTDGKKWRCNKNVVPDQKYCQQHMHRGRQRSRKPVENSEVASPSSTKTPKNSEIELGNSKTNLQISTPKGLQLMAQSYNYVSVSQGTTMASSGYHECKKNIRPVTTTSIANIPANRSATSTNPAAVATTTIAGPTTTTNSSTNENSLNIGVKYNSSNHAGGNCMIRGSSMNVVNISPGLGFSPKSVLQALLGCNGLYFDNGSGVELEPGRCRRTDGKKWRCRRDVLPDQKYCGQHIHRGAKRQMKDVQPVAVPSSSAAAMNTTRLSRTTAICRKTNCAIPNTNLSISIPANPPPGRNDERINSSSDSDTTLTDTSLTACDSSHVSS, from the exons ATGGTTTCATTTCGCTTAGACACATTGCAATACATCCAGACCCAGTTCATCAATTCAGTC AAACAGTTTGATGTGCTTGTGATGACAATGGAGGAGGAGGGTGGTGGTAAGGTGAAGCTTGGTCTTGGGATTGGGGTTGATTGTTATGGTGATGATCATAATGGGACTGAAGAAGTTGTTgttgggaagaagaagaagaagtatggtggtggtgggttgACAGCTTCTCAGTTGCATGAGCTGGAGCAACAAGCGCTTATCTACAAGCACTTCGCTGCTAACCTTCCTGTTCCTTTTCACCTTGTGCTTCCCATTTGGAAGAGTGTGGCTGCCTCTTTTGGCTCCTCAAATGCTGCTGCTATCAACAGACAATACCCCAGTT GGTTCAGTGCAACGGGCTTTGACTATAGGGATCATGAACCAGGGAGGTGCAGAAGAACTGATGGAAAGAAATGGAGGTGCAATAAGAATGTAGTTCCTGATCAGAAATACTGTCAGCAACACATGCACAGAGGCCGCCAGCGTTCAAGAAAGCCTGTGGAAAATTCTGAAGTTGCTTCTCCTTCCAGCACTAAAACACCCAAGAATTCAGAAATTGAGTTAGGGAACTCAAAGACAAACCTTCAGATTTCAACCCCGAAAGGCCTTCAACTTATGGCACAATCCTACAATTATGTTAGTGTTAGCCAAGGTACAACCATGGCCTCAAGTGGCTATCATGAATGTAAGAAAAACATAAGACCTGTTACAACTACATCCATTGCCAATATACCTGCCAACAGATCTGCTACTAGTACCAACCCTGCTGCTGTAGCCACTACCACCATTGCTGgaccaaccaccaccaccaacagcAGTACCAATGAAAATAGCCTCAATATTGGTGTAAAATACAATAGTAGCAACCATGCTGGTGGCAATTGCATGATCAGAGGAAGCAGCATGAATGTTGTTAATATATCACCAGGATTGGGCTTCTCCCCGAAGAGCGTTCTCCAAG CTCTTCTAGGTTGCAATGGCTTATACTTCGACAACGGAAGTGGAGTAGAACTTGAACCAGGGAGGTGTAGGAGAACGGATGGAAAGAAGTGGCGGTGCAGAAGGGATGTTCTTCCTGATCAGAAGTATTGTGGCCAGCATATCCACAGAGGGGCAAAGAGGCAAATGAAAGATGTCCAACCTGTTGctgttccttcttcttcagctgCTGCCATGAATACCACTCGGCTCTCTCGGACAACAGCCATATGCAGAAAAACTAATTGCGCAATCCCTAATACAAATCTCAGCATCTCCATCCCAGCAAATCCCCCACCGGGACGAAATGATGAAAGAATCAATTCTAGCAGCGATAGTGACACGACTCTTACAGATACCAGCCTTACTGCTTGTGACAGTAGTCATGTTTCTTCTTAG
- the LOC18784885 gene encoding growth-regulating factor 9 isoform X3, producing MVSFRLDTLQYIQTQFINSVKQFDVLVMTMEEEGGGKVKLGLGIGVDCYGDDHNGTEEVVVGKKKKKYGGGGLTASQLHELEQQALIYKHFAANLPVPFHLVLPIWKSVAASFGSSNAAAINRQYPSFVGFSATGFDYRDHEPGRCRRTDGKKWRCNKNVVPDQKYCQQHMHRGRQRSRKPVENSEVASPSSTKTPKNSEIELGNSKTNLQISTPKGLQLMAQSYNYVSVSQGTTMASSGYHECKKNIRPVTTTSIANIPANRSATSTNPAAVATTTIAGPTTTTNSSTNENSLNIGVKYNSSNHAGGNCMIRGSSMNVVNISPGLGFSPKSVLQGCNGLYFDNGSGVELEPGRCRRTDGKKWRCRRDVLPDQKYCGQHIHRGAKRQMKDVQPVAVPSSSAAAMNTTRLSRTTAICRKTNCAIPNTNLSISIPANPPPGRNDERINSSSDSDTTLTDTSLTACDSSHVSS from the exons ATGGTTTCATTTCGCTTAGACACATTGCAATACATCCAGACCCAGTTCATCAATTCAGTC AAACAGTTTGATGTGCTTGTGATGACAATGGAGGAGGAGGGTGGTGGTAAGGTGAAGCTTGGTCTTGGGATTGGGGTTGATTGTTATGGTGATGATCATAATGGGACTGAAGAAGTTGTTgttgggaagaagaagaagaagtatggtggtggtgggttgACAGCTTCTCAGTTGCATGAGCTGGAGCAACAAGCGCTTATCTACAAGCACTTCGCTGCTAACCTTCCTGTTCCTTTTCACCTTGTGCTTCCCATTTGGAAGAGTGTGGCTGCCTCTTTTGGCTCCTCAAATGCTGCTGCTATCAACAGACAATACCCCAGTT TTGTAGGGTTCAGTGCAACGGGCTTTGACTATAGGGATCATGAACCAGGGAGGTGCAGAAGAACTGATGGAAAGAAATGGAGGTGCAATAAGAATGTAGTTCCTGATCAGAAATACTGTCAGCAACACATGCACAGAGGCCGCCAGCGTTCAAGAAAGCCTGTGGAAAATTCTGAAGTTGCTTCTCCTTCCAGCACTAAAACACCCAAGAATTCAGAAATTGAGTTAGGGAACTCAAAGACAAACCTTCAGATTTCAACCCCGAAAGGCCTTCAACTTATGGCACAATCCTACAATTATGTTAGTGTTAGCCAAGGTACAACCATGGCCTCAAGTGGCTATCATGAATGTAAGAAAAACATAAGACCTGTTACAACTACATCCATTGCCAATATACCTGCCAACAGATCTGCTACTAGTACCAACCCTGCTGCTGTAGCCACTACCACCATTGCTGgaccaaccaccaccaccaacagcAGTACCAATGAAAATAGCCTCAATATTGGTGTAAAATACAATAGTAGCAACCATGCTGGTGGCAATTGCATGATCAGAGGAAGCAGCATGAATGTTGTTAATATATCACCAGGATTGGGCTTCTCCCCGAAGAGCGTTCTCCAAG GTTGCAATGGCTTATACTTCGACAACGGAAGTGGAGTAGAACTTGAACCAGGGAGGTGTAGGAGAACGGATGGAAAGAAGTGGCGGTGCAGAAGGGATGTTCTTCCTGATCAGAAGTATTGTGGCCAGCATATCCACAGAGGGGCAAAGAGGCAAATGAAAGATGTCCAACCTGTTGctgttccttcttcttcagctgCTGCCATGAATACCACTCGGCTCTCTCGGACAACAGCCATATGCAGAAAAACTAATTGCGCAATCCCTAATACAAATCTCAGCATCTCCATCCCAGCAAATCCCCCACCGGGACGAAATGATGAAAGAATCAATTCTAGCAGCGATAGTGACACGACTCTTACAGATACCAGCCTTACTGCTTGTGACAGTAGTCATGTTTCTTCTTAG
- the LOC18784885 gene encoding growth-regulating factor 9 isoform X1: protein MVSFRLDTLQYIQTQFINSVKQFDVLVMTMEEEGGGKVKLGLGIGVDCYGDDHNGTEEVVVGKKKKKYGGGGLTASQLHELEQQALIYKHFAANLPVPFHLVLPIWKSVAASFGSSNAAAINRQYPSFVGFSATGFDYRDHEPGRCRRTDGKKWRCNKNVVPDQKYCQQHMHRGRQRSRKPVENSEVASPSSTKTPKNSEIELGNSKTNLQISTPKGLQLMAQSYNYVSVSQGTTMASSGYHECKKNIRPVTTTSIANIPANRSATSTNPAAVATTTIAGPTTTTNSSTNENSLNIGVKYNSSNHAGGNCMIRGSSMNVVNISPGLGFSPKSVLQALLGCNGLYFDNGSGVELEPGRCRRTDGKKWRCRRDVLPDQKYCGQHIHRGAKRQMKDVQPVAVPSSSAAAMNTTRLSRTTAICRKTNCAIPNTNLSISIPANPPPGRNDERINSSSDSDTTLTDTSLTACDSSHVSS from the exons ATGGTTTCATTTCGCTTAGACACATTGCAATACATCCAGACCCAGTTCATCAATTCAGTC AAACAGTTTGATGTGCTTGTGATGACAATGGAGGAGGAGGGTGGTGGTAAGGTGAAGCTTGGTCTTGGGATTGGGGTTGATTGTTATGGTGATGATCATAATGGGACTGAAGAAGTTGTTgttgggaagaagaagaagaagtatggtggtggtgggttgACAGCTTCTCAGTTGCATGAGCTGGAGCAACAAGCGCTTATCTACAAGCACTTCGCTGCTAACCTTCCTGTTCCTTTTCACCTTGTGCTTCCCATTTGGAAGAGTGTGGCTGCCTCTTTTGGCTCCTCAAATGCTGCTGCTATCAACAGACAATACCCCAGTT TTGTAGGGTTCAGTGCAACGGGCTTTGACTATAGGGATCATGAACCAGGGAGGTGCAGAAGAACTGATGGAAAGAAATGGAGGTGCAATAAGAATGTAGTTCCTGATCAGAAATACTGTCAGCAACACATGCACAGAGGCCGCCAGCGTTCAAGAAAGCCTGTGGAAAATTCTGAAGTTGCTTCTCCTTCCAGCACTAAAACACCCAAGAATTCAGAAATTGAGTTAGGGAACTCAAAGACAAACCTTCAGATTTCAACCCCGAAAGGCCTTCAACTTATGGCACAATCCTACAATTATGTTAGTGTTAGCCAAGGTACAACCATGGCCTCAAGTGGCTATCATGAATGTAAGAAAAACATAAGACCTGTTACAACTACATCCATTGCCAATATACCTGCCAACAGATCTGCTACTAGTACCAACCCTGCTGCTGTAGCCACTACCACCATTGCTGgaccaaccaccaccaccaacagcAGTACCAATGAAAATAGCCTCAATATTGGTGTAAAATACAATAGTAGCAACCATGCTGGTGGCAATTGCATGATCAGAGGAAGCAGCATGAATGTTGTTAATATATCACCAGGATTGGGCTTCTCCCCGAAGAGCGTTCTCCAAG CTCTTCTAGGTTGCAATGGCTTATACTTCGACAACGGAAGTGGAGTAGAACTTGAACCAGGGAGGTGTAGGAGAACGGATGGAAAGAAGTGGCGGTGCAGAAGGGATGTTCTTCCTGATCAGAAGTATTGTGGCCAGCATATCCACAGAGGGGCAAAGAGGCAAATGAAAGATGTCCAACCTGTTGctgttccttcttcttcagctgCTGCCATGAATACCACTCGGCTCTCTCGGACAACAGCCATATGCAGAAAAACTAATTGCGCAATCCCTAATACAAATCTCAGCATCTCCATCCCAGCAAATCCCCCACCGGGACGAAATGATGAAAGAATCAATTCTAGCAGCGATAGTGACACGACTCTTACAGATACCAGCCTTACTGCTTGTGACAGTAGTCATGTTTCTTCTTAG
- the LOC18786669 gene encoding serine/threonine-protein kinase Aurora-3, whose protein sequence is METQKGQESRRREWSLRDFEIGKPLGKGKFGRVYVAREAKSKYIVALKVIFKEQIEKYKIQHQLRREMEIQTSLRHPNILRLYGWFHDDERIFLILEYAHGGELYGLLRKTNYLSEEQAATYILSLTQALAYCHEKNVIHRDIKPENLLLDHEGRLKIADFGWSVQSRSKRQTMCGTLDYLAPEMVENRPHDYAVDNWTLGILCYEFLYGIPPFEAESQTDTFKRIIKVDLNFPSAPQTSAEAKHLITRLLVKDSSKRLSLQRIMEHPWIVKNADPSGICK, encoded by the exons ATGGAAACTCAGAAAGGGCAAGAAAGCCGAAGGAGAGAATGGTCCTTGCGAGACTTCGAGATCGGAAAACCCCTGGGCAAAGGGAAATTCGGGAGAGTCTACGTTGCCAGAGAAGCCAAG AGCAAGTATATAGTGGCATTGAAGGTGATATTCAAGGAGCAAATCGAGAAGTATAAGATTCAACATCAGCTgaggagagagatggagattCAGACCAGTCTCAGGCACCCCAACATTCTTCGCCTCTACGGTTGGTTCCACGACGACGAACGCATCTTCTTGATCCTCGAGTATGCCCATGGCGGTGAGCTTTATGGGCTTCTCAGGAAAACTAATTACCTCTCTGAGGAACAAGCCGCCACt TACATTCTGAGCTTGACGCAAGCTTTGGCGTATTGTCACGAGAAGAATGTCATTCATAGGGATATAAAGCCTGAAAATTTGCTTCTGGATCATGAG GGTCGACTGAAAATTGCAGACTTTGGATGGTCCGTACAGTCCAGAAGCAAGAGACAGACCATGTGTGGAACTTTAGATTATTTAGCACCAGAAATGGTGGAGAACAGACCTCATGATTATGCAGTTGACAACTGGACTCTGGGCATTCTTTGCTATGAGTTCCTCTATGGTATTCCTCCCTTTGAGGCAGAAAGTCAAACGGATACGTTCAAAAG GATAATAAAGGTTGACCTAAACTTCCCTTCTGCACCTCAAACTTCTGCAGAAGCTAAACATCTCATTACCCGG CTTCTTGTCAAAGACTCCTCAAAAAGGCTTTCTCTTCAGAGGATCATGGAACACCCTTGGATAGTCAAGAACGCCGATCCATCGGGTATCTGCAAATAG